In Aedes albopictus strain Foshan chromosome 3, AalbF5, whole genome shotgun sequence, the following are encoded in one genomic region:
- the LOC134289764 gene encoding myb-like protein X isoform X1, translated as MYRTVLPILLAVVLSSAADIGPLFPKDKWLDQIRHPSRNETKHIIAPLIVTIPGSLDNKQAEQLVQNLVELLKIHLGDSMPKTNHTVIEQTGYGVFNNSDAVLKMLMKKQAERERARERKKEEEKVAAGIKKVGKLIDDAEKAAKKAEKAKKDKEKKDSNKKEPDWYVKKPRLPTYKPFELKKSHEHDRKKSSEEYSKEDSRENSKEHSKEYSREYSKEDSEEYIKEYSKEDSKEDSDEDSKEDSKKHSKKYNKETSEEHSEEHSEEHSKEDSKEDSKEEKKDSPNPIAGISKMLKEEAKKLKKLKPKKSSDEKLKEMVQQLTKSLTVLVDIIDEVIETGDVPSSVVDRVDDVIPDALIAADGIAKQIGKD; from the exons ATGTACCGAACGGTGCTGCCAATTCTGCTGGCCGTGGTTCTCAGCTCCGCCGCTGACATTGGGCCCCTCTTTCCTAAGGACAAATGGCTGGATCAAATCAGACACCCTTCCCGAAATGAAACGAAGCACATCATCGCTCCACTGATCGTGACGATTCCGGGTTCCTTGGACAACAAACAGGCAGAGCAGCTCGTTCAGAACTTGGTGGAGCTTCTTAAGATCCACCTGGGCGATAGCATGCCCAAGACCAATCACACAGTGATCGAACAAACTGGCTATGGAGTGTTCAACAATTCGGATGCGGTGCTGAAGATGCTCATGAAGAAGCAGGCCGAAAGGGAAAGAGCGAGGGAAAGGAAGAAAGAAGAGGAGAAGGTCGCCGCAGGAATAAAGAAGGTGGGGAAACTGATTGACGATGCGGAAAAAGCAGCTAAGAAAGCCGAAAAGGCCAAAAAGGATAAGGAAAAGAAAGATTCAAACAAGAAGGAACCCGATTGGTATGTTAAGAAACCACGACTGCCTACATATAAGCCTTTTGAACTGAAGAAGTCTCACGAACACGATCGAAAGAAAAGTAGCGAAGAATATAGCAAAGAAGACAGCAGAGAAAATAGCAAGGAACACAGCAAGGAATACAGCAGGGAATACAGCAAGGAAGACAGTGAAGAATATATCAAAGAATACAGCAAGGAAGACAGCAAAGAAGACAGCGACGAAGATAGCAAAGAAGACAGCAAGAAACATAGCAAGAAATACAACAAGGAAACCAGCGAAGAACACAGTGAAGAACACAGTGAAGAACACAGCAAAGAAGACAGCAAGGAAGACAGCAAGGAAGAGAAGAAGGATTCGCCGAATCCAATTGCCGGAATCAGCAAAATGTTGAAGGAAGAGGCGAAGAAACTGAAGAAACTCAAACCGAAGAAATCATCCGACGAGAAGTTGAAGGAAATGGTGCAGCAGTTGACGAAGTCGCTCACCGTGCTGGTCGACATCATCGACGAGGTCATCGAGACGG GTGATGTTCCGTCGTCAGTGGTCGATAGAGTTGATGACGTCATTCCGGATGCGTTGATAGCGGCCGATGGAATCGCGAAGCAGATTGGAAAGGATTAG
- the LOC134289764 gene encoding histone-lysine N-methyltransferase, H3 lysine-79 specific-like isoform X2 — translation MYRTVLPILLAVVLSSAADIGPLFPKDKWLDQIRHPSRNETKHIIAPLIVTIPGSLDNKQAEQLVQNLVELLKIHLGDSMPKTNHTVIEQTGYGVFNNSDAVLKMLMKKQAERERARERKKEEEKVAAGIKKVGKLIDDAEKAAKKAEKAKKDKEKKDSNKKEPDWYVKKPRLPTYKPFELKKSHEHDRKKSSEEYSKEDSRENSKEHSKEYSREYSKEDSEEYIKEYSKEDSKEDSDEDSKEDSKKHSKKYNKETSEEHSEEHSEEHSKEDSKEDSKEEKKDSPNPIAGISKMLKEEAKKLKKLKPKKSSDEKLKEMVQQLTKSLTVLVDIIDEVIETGE, via the coding sequence ATGTACCGAACGGTGCTGCCAATTCTGCTGGCCGTGGTTCTCAGCTCCGCCGCTGACATTGGGCCCCTCTTTCCTAAGGACAAATGGCTGGATCAAATCAGACACCCTTCCCGAAATGAAACGAAGCACATCATCGCTCCACTGATCGTGACGATTCCGGGTTCCTTGGACAACAAACAGGCAGAGCAGCTCGTTCAGAACTTGGTGGAGCTTCTTAAGATCCACCTGGGCGATAGCATGCCCAAGACCAATCACACAGTGATCGAACAAACTGGCTATGGAGTGTTCAACAATTCGGATGCGGTGCTGAAGATGCTCATGAAGAAGCAGGCCGAAAGGGAAAGAGCGAGGGAAAGGAAGAAAGAAGAGGAGAAGGTCGCCGCAGGAATAAAGAAGGTGGGGAAACTGATTGACGATGCGGAAAAAGCAGCTAAGAAAGCCGAAAAGGCCAAAAAGGATAAGGAAAAGAAAGATTCAAACAAGAAGGAACCCGATTGGTATGTTAAGAAACCACGACTGCCTACATATAAGCCTTTTGAACTGAAGAAGTCTCACGAACACGATCGAAAGAAAAGTAGCGAAGAATATAGCAAAGAAGACAGCAGAGAAAATAGCAAGGAACACAGCAAGGAATACAGCAGGGAATACAGCAAGGAAGACAGTGAAGAATATATCAAAGAATACAGCAAGGAAGACAGCAAAGAAGACAGCGACGAAGATAGCAAAGAAGACAGCAAGAAACATAGCAAGAAATACAACAAGGAAACCAGCGAAGAACACAGTGAAGAACACAGTGAAGAACACAGCAAAGAAGACAGCAAGGAAGACAGCAAGGAAGAGAAGAAGGATTCGCCGAATCCAATTGCCGGAATCAGCAAAATGTTGAAGGAAGAGGCGAAGAAACTGAAGAAACTCAAACCGAAGAAATCATCCGACGAGAAGTTGAAGGAAATGGTGCAGCAGTTGACGAAGTCGCTCACCGTGCTGGTCGACATCATCGACGAGGTCATCGAGACGGGTGAGTAA